One genomic region from Capra hircus breed San Clemente chromosome 6, ASM170441v1, whole genome shotgun sequence encodes:
- the ALPK1 gene encoding alpha-protein kinase 1 isoform X2 — protein sequence MCQRRTRGRTRDAEACLKASILARDCATAAAIVFLSDRLLYGLDVSGQLLQVAKALHRLQPATPIAPQVVIRQARISMHAGKLLKAEYILSSLISNNGATGTWLYGNESDKVLVQSVCIQIRGQILQKLGMWYEAAELIWASIMGYLTLPQPDKKGISTSLGILADIFVSMSKKDYEKFKSNPDISLRLLKEFDHHLLSAAEACKLAAAFSPYTPLFVLTAMNIRGTCLLSYSSSKDCPPGMKNSYLCEAKEAFEIGLLTKKRDEPVTGKQELHSFLKAAFGLTTVNQRLYGEMETVQTASQLCSEAMGKLYTFSNSSRSQEREAVSQEIMSVITRVKEQLQVQSFSNLDDKSYVPEGFRCGSEKPLLLGQVDFPKILGAYSQHHTSVCEIFESTCGNNKNKQKGMKTGVCITDLKTETKNIDTVSATEDKAHFEKGMVISSSRMAMNSQERLRRVGRRNWASSDAFRVSVDEDVETEAESTDHSIGGGAVLNKSLSDSPSSSSWSKLSGYQSSTSWEEVNYVDDMSAGRELSKEEHLVDTQCSTALSDEQEVNGASRAEHPLSSELHGLSLQVPRDDSLESSQCQLHESVPLATFPPHSTTDISLASGGGWFKGGMQEVGNVGSRNTSAHSRPSFCSASWTSDSGWPKNVATYPSIQEEETFETIDEFRDINDDAKDEGEENKREEIKGGTGPPFKDSPCWVDPEGEIAERAEDVPVDFHSVVDESLDKSSTVACNSYTPHWLVQNPNSGKNGCSVKEQGIDPDASTVGEESPLLGSTDVHTTSTRGSPRPCTWKQPPIQGAQIPSSSVSSKTSTPVLSEDCTTTEEANEPGNLLNCSQNSSLSSPWWLKSPAISSGSSEGENPWSFLNSSGSSFVSLPGMTKQAILEARTLQPDDFEKLLAGVRHDWLFQRLEHTGVFKSGQLHGAHSALLLKYSKKSELWTAQETVVYLGDYLHVTKKGRQRNAFWVHHLHQEETLGRYVGKEYKEQKGLWHHFTDVERQMTAQHYVTEFNKRLYEQKIHTQIFYIPASVLLILEGKTIKGCVSVEPYMLGEFVKLSNNTKVVKTEYKATEYGLAYGHFSYEFSNHRDVVVDLQGWVTGNGKGLIYLTDPQIHSVDQKDVTTNFGKKGIFYFFNNQHVECNEICHRLSLTRPSIEKPNNP from the exons GTACCTGGCTGTATGGAAATGAAAGCGACAAGGTCCTGGTGCAGTCAGTCTGCATACAGATAAGAGGGCAAATTCTGCAGAAGCTGG GGATGTGGTATGAAGCAGCAGAGTTAATATGGGCCTCGATCATGGGATACCTGACACTTCCTCAGCCAGATAAAAAG GGCATTTCCACATCGCTAGGTATATTGGCAGACATCTTCGTCTCCATGAGCAAGAAAGATTatgaaaagtttaaaagcaaTCCTGACATTAGCCTG CGCTTGCTGAAGGAGTTTGACCACCACTTGCTGTCAGCCGCTGAAGCCTGCAAGCTGGCGGCTGCCTTCAGCCCCTACACGCCCCTCTTCGTGCTCACGGCTATG AATATCCGTGGCACATGCCTCttgtcatatagtagttctaagGACTGTCCTCCAGGAATGAAAAATTCATATCTATGTGAAGCCAAAGAAGCCTTTGAAATTGGCCTTCTCACCAAGAAACGTGATGAACCAGTTACGGGAAAACAGGAGCTCCATAGTTTTCTTAAAGCTGCTTTTGGTCTCACCACTGTGAACCAAAGACTCTATGGGGAGATGGAGACCGTCCAAACAGCCAGTCAGCTCTGTAGTGAAGCTATGGGAAAGCTGTATACTTTCAGCAATTCCTCCAGAAGTCAGGAGAGAGAAGCTGTCTCTCAGGAAATCATGTCTGTTATCACCCGGGTGAAGGAACAGTTACAAGTTCAAAGCTTCTCGAATTTAGATGACAAGTCTTATGTTCCAGAGGGATTCAGATGTGGGTCAGAGAAGCCCCTCTTACTTGGGCAAGTGGATTTCCCCAAAATCCTCGGAGCCTATTCACAGCACCACACTTCAGTGTGTGAAATATTTGAAAGCACGTGtggaaacaacaaaaataaacagaaaggtaTGAAAACAGGAGTCTGTATCACGgatctaaaaacagaaacaaaaaacataGATACCGTGAGTGCCACAGAGGACAAAGCACATTTTGAAAAAGGCATGGTGATATCTTCCTCCCGGATGGCGATGAACAGTCAGGAGAGACTcaggagggtgggaaggagaaaCTGGGCCAGTTCTGATGCATTTCGAGTCTCCGTGGATGAAGATGTGGAGACCGAAGCTGAGTCAACAGACCACAGCATCGGTGGGGGAGCTGTCCTGAACAAGTCTCTGAGTGACAGCCCGAGCTCCAGTTCTTGGAGCAAGTTGTCAGGGTACCAGTCTTCTACAAGCTGGGAGGAAGTGAATTATGTTGATGATATGTCTGCAGGAAGAGAGCTGAGCAAGGAGGAGCATCTTGTGGACACGCAGTGTTCCACTGCCCTGTCAGACGAGCAGGAGGTGAATGGGGCGAGCAGAGCTGAGCACCCACTGTCTTCAGAGCTGCATGGTCTCTCTCTCCAGGTGCCCAGGGATGACAGTTTAGAGTCTTCTCAATGTCAGCTGCACGAGTCCGTGCCCTTGGCAACCTTCCCACCTCATAGCACAACAGACATTTCATTGGCCTCTGGTGGAGGGTGGTTTAAAGGAGGCATGCAGGAAGTTGGAAATGTGGGGTCCAGAAATACTTCTGCTCATTCCAGACCCTCATTTTGTTCTGCTTCTTGGACTTCTGATTCTGGTTGGCCTAAGAACGTGGCCACATATCCTTCCATCCAAGAAGAAGAAACCTTTGAAACAATTGATGAGTTTCGAGATATCAACGATGATGCCAAGGACGAGggtgaagaaaacaagagagaagaaataaaaggaggcaCAGGTCCTCCATTTAAAGATAGCCCCTGCTGGGTTGACCCAGAAGGAGAAATAGCAGAAAGAGCAGAAGATGTTCCCGTAGACTTCCACTCAGTCGTGGACGAGTCTCTGGACAAAAGCTCCACAGTAGCATGTAACTCTTACACTCCTCATTGGCTTGTTCAAAACCCTAACTCAGGAAAAAATGGTTGCTCAGTCAAAGAGCAGGGCATTGACCCTGATGCCTCCACGGTGGGTGAGGAGAGCCCACTGCTGGGCAGTACAGATGTTCACACCACGAGCACACGTGGCTCCCCTAGACCGTGCACTTGGAAGCAGCCGCCCATTCAGGGAGCCCAGATCCCCAGTTCCTCAGTAAGCAGTAAGACTTCCACCCCTGTCCTCAGCGAGGACTGCACTACCACGGAGGAAGCAAATGAACCTGGAAACCTGCTAAACTGCAGCCAGAACTCCAGCCTATCCTCACCTTGGTGGCTGAAATCACCGGCAATCTCCAGTGGTTCTTCTGAGGGAGAAAATCCATGGTCTTTTCTGAATTCCAGTGGAAGTTCTTTTGTTTCATTGCCAGGAATGACAAAGCAGGCGATCCTTGAGGCCCGCACCCTGCAGCCTGATGACTTTGAAAAACTCTTGGCAGGGGTGAGGCATGATTGGCTGTTCCAGAGACTGGAGCATACAGGCGTTTTTAAATCAGGCCAGCTCCACGGAGCACATA GTGCTCTTTTGTTAAAATATTCCAAGAAATCTGAACTGTGGACAGCCCAAGAAACTGTTGTATATTTGGGGGACTACCTACATGTGACAAAGAAAGGCAGACAAAGAAATGCATTTTGGGTACATCATCTTCATCAAGAAGAAACTCTGGGCAG ATACGTTGGGAAAGAATATAAGGAGCAGAAGGGGCTCTGGCACCACTTCACTGATGTGGAGAGGCAGATGACCGCACAGCACTACGTGACAGAATTTAACAAGAGACTTTATGAGCAGAAGATTCACACGCAGATCTTCTACATACCAGCCTCAGTATTGCTG attttagaaGGCAAGACAATAAAAGGATGTGTCAGTGTGGAACCTTACATGCTAGGGGAATTTGTAAAATTATCAAATAACACAAAAGTGGTGAAAACAGAATACAAAGCCACAGAATACGGATTGGCTTACGGCCACTTTTCTTATGAATTTTCCAATCATAGAGATGTTGTGGTTGATTTACAAG gttGGGTGACTGGGAATGGAAAAGGGCTCATCTACCTCACAGATCCCCAGATTCACTCAGTTGATCAGAAAGATGTCACTACCAATTTTGGAAAGAAAGGAATTTTCTACTTCTTTAATAACCAGCATGTGGAATGTAATGAAATATGCCATCGTCTTTCTTTGACAAGACCTTCGATTGAGAAACCAAACAATCCATAG